The Notamacropus eugenii isolate mMacEug1 chromosome 4, mMacEug1.pri_v2, whole genome shotgun sequence DNA window TGAGACAATGAGGTTTCTGgaaattataatattcatttgaaGATTCATTTCCATATAAATGCTCCTCAGAATTAAATTGGGCTGTATTTTCATAAAGATCTGTCAAACGTCCCTCTGCACAGCTCACAGGGCCAGTTTCCACGTTTTCATAGTTCTTATCTTTGTCATCTCTGAACAGAGGAGATGGCTCTCTTTTTATTTGGCATGGTGAAAAGTGCTTTGGACCAGTGTATTCAGAAGGGGTACATGGTGTACGGGATGGATCAGAGTCATTCTGATTCCTTTTCTTGTGTAAAAATTTCGGCAGGGCAAAATTACTTGTGTAGCGGTAGCACTTCCAATACCAGATCAACCCCAGGGCACAGACGGCTAGAATTATAAGCACGAGAGTCACAGTGAGGGGGACAAGTGGTGACCCACTTGGACATTCTTTAAAAAGGTCTTCTTTGCAGAGCTTATTATTAGGCGACTTACTAAAGTTCTTCATAAAGCTGCAATCCAAGCTACATATTATCAGTTTCTTGTTTTGCAGAATTGAATCTGGAAGATGATTTAGATGATTGTCTTTCAAGTAGACAGTTATATTTTGGAGGGCATTAAAGAGGAACCCATCAGGTAAAGTCTTTATTTGATTAGAAGACAAGTTGAGTAATTGCAGAGATGACAGAGTAATGTCTTTGTAGTCTATTTTTTCCGCATTACAGTTATTCAGGTATAAATGATCTAGTGAATTATTTATTTCAGCCCACTCTACTACCTTATTTTTCACATACTCACAATGTGAAGTCGAAAAGGATGGATGAAGATGGCTTAGAAGAAAATGCATAAAGAAGAAGGCTGAATGATCTGTCATTTGGAAACCTAAAacaaattatacatatattagttaaattactattataaagcccacaaaggaaaaagaaatctcaatggtttctcttctttgacctttgCATAGGACTAAGAAATTGATCAACCAACTGAGTGTTTTCTCTATGTAGAGCCCTATTGAAAACAATcgtttcattttatattttaaatatgttttgtgtTAATGTCTGTACTGTTAAtggttgttgtttggtcattcagTCGTGTCAGACTCCTTGTGACCCTGTGAACCATACATAttatccatgggattttcttggcaaggatattggagtgggtttgccatttccttctccatggattaaggcaaacagagattaagtgatttgcccaggttaacacagccaggaagtgtctgagacggaatttgaattgaagtcttcctgacttcagacccagtgctctacccactgagaaTGCCTCCATACTGGTAATTAGcaaatagcaaaaataaaataaaataaaataaaactgatatGAATCTAATAGGAGGAAAATGATGGAACAAGAACATACCCTGAACCTACAACCATGACCCTAGAGAGCTTACCTCAACAAGACGGGTTCAAGTACAACCCCTGACACATTCTGGCTGTGAGATTCTGGGCAATCATTAAACCTCTCAGTGTCCTAAGCAGCTCCTTAAGATTCTAATTTACAGAGAACCTGCCTGGTGCAGAGAGTTTTTTTATCCTGGAGTCTCTTATACCAATGAAAACAGAGaaacagggaaaaagaataaacatTATATAGTGTGTACTAGCACCAGGAagtgtgataagcactttacaaatattacctcatctgatctcACAAAAGCCCTGCAAGGTGAGTGttgttatcatcattttacagttgggaaaattGCAAAgttaaagattaagtgacttgcccagagtcatacagctaaatGTCtcaggctaaatttgaactcagctcttcctaactttctagaccaagtgctctatccacctgcCTCTACAGGTCTGGTCCCTGTCCATAGTCTATCCCCAATACATTTACTACTTAATGACGTAAAGGCTAGCTAtctatgttgttcagttgtttcaaacatttaactctttatgactccatttggggttttcttggcaaagatacttggagtggtttgccatttccttcttcagctcattttacagatgaggaaactgaggcaaacagggttccgtgacttgaccagggtcacatagctagtaagtgtgtaaggtcagatttgaacacaggaagatgagtctttctgactccaggcttagcacctagctgccccagttatATATGTTGATATCTTATTCCCCTgaatagattgtaagctccctgaagaaatAGAGGCTATCATCTAAATTGTGCATCTCCTCAAGAATCTAGCGTAGTGTTCTTCACATAGcattagttttaaaatgttttctgattgaTATTCTCACTTTTAGCTGCTTTTGGCTCTAAGCACTAGGATTTGTTGCTGTTGGGTAAATGGTTTGGACATTTTGGAGCATTTCTTGTAAGTGATGTATGGGATATTAAAGGGGTCAGTGGAATGGAATGGTAGCATGGCATAATGGGAAGAGCTCTGAACTGGAAATCATAGGACCTtcgttcaagtcctgactctgctgTTTACAaaatgaatgaccttgggcaagtcaattaacttcctttctcagtttccttttttgaaaaataaggaaggtgaactagatgacctttaagttctcttccatctcttaatctatgattctacCACCCTTAGCCAAAATGAGTATAAAGGTTCTCCCTTTTCACCTTTCCTTGTCTAAGATTTCCCTGCAAAGGGAAAGTAATTTAGGTTTCAAAAAGAGTGGAGTGATTATATTACAGGACAATTATATTACTGGACATGCCTTAATTTTCCATTGTGATGATCAACAAAATAGTCTTGCTGAGAGTTTTTACTCCTTTGTAATGGCACTAATTATAATAGAATTGCATTTATTTGCCTTATATTTGTAAGTCATTCTGAATCCTACATTTCTTGTTTGAGCAAGACTATGTGCTAACAAAAGTGAAGTTTAACTAGGGGAAAAAACAGTATTGTCATTCTCTCAATAGCTACTTATGAATTATACTTCAACCTTtcctcacacacacaaaaaaggtatTCTATTACTTTTAAAAGTTAATGTATTCAAAAATCAGTTATCAATTCTCTATTTCCTGTGATATATTGTAGTGAGCATAATAGGAATGTATTTTTACAtttctaattatttattttttattaacttattttaattaattatttttatgttcaaaatatagaaataaatacttcAATTGATCAACTCCTCTGCTAAAAACTATACATGCATGGGAGAACCCTGTTAATTCTGTCCTGTGAGCACAGAAGACTGACATTCATCTAAGACCATcccttaaaataataatgataataacccATATTTATTGTTTTACGGTCTGCAAAGCTGCTatggtacttggcacatagtaagcacttaatagattcTTTTTAATGAAGTAATTCATATATTGTTACTTTTGAGATAATTGTTAGTGCTACTGTTGAGATATTGTTGCTTTGagataattctctctctctcccttcttctgtctACTCTCTACCTTCTCCCCcccatatatagatatagatgatatagatatgcACGTATTATCCACTTTAGAGAAAAAAGATTCCAAATTTGAGGCTCACAGAGCCTATGCAGAAGGGCAGCACCCATTCTGTTATATGTAGTGGCCAATGCTTGGCAGGAGGCTTTTGCCTTTTATTGTTTCccatccaaaaaataaaaatcgaTAAAATATGTACAGATGTTACATGGATTAAGCAATTGCTAATCATAAAATTATTTGCCACTGTTATTCTCAGTTTAATAATTTACTCAGCCTtgtaaaaatcaatttaaataatCTATCCTCATTCCCATGTAAAGAAAAATGGCATGATGTATTTTTCCTCTTGATTGTTTTTACTACAGGTATCATTCTGAGTCAAGtatccccccactccaaaacaagataaaataaaaacacacacacacgctcacatatatatatatatatataatatatatataaacagagagcatagggtgagttgaataagaagggatgatatctaaaagaaataaaatgaaggggtgagagaggaatatattgggaggagaaagggagaaatggaatggggtaaattatctctcataaaagaggcaagaaaaggtgttttcaatggaggagaaaagggaggaggtgagagggaaaaagtgaaccttactctcatcacatttggtttaaggagggaataacatgctcactcaatttggtatgaaaatctatcttacactacagtaaagtaggggagaagggaacaagtgcggtgagggggatgatagaagggacagcaaatgggagagggagtaattagaagaaaacagttttgggaagggacaaggtcagaaaagagaatagaacaaatgggaggcaggataggatggagggaagtatagttggtcttacacaacatgaaaataatggaagtcttttgcaaaactacacatatgtggcctatattgaattgcttgccttctcagtgaggatgggtggggagggaggaagggagggaagttggaacgcaaacttttaagaatgaatgttgagaattgtttttgcatacaactgggaaataagaaatacaagtaatggggtgtagaaatttatctttccccacaagaaaagagagaagattgggaaaagggaagggtggagtgtgaaagaagggagggtagattgagggaaggggtaatcagaatgcaaggcgttatggggtggggggaggggagagatgaggagaaaatttagaactcaaaattttgtggaaatgaaggttgaaaactaaaaataaataaataaacattaaaaaaacccaaaactctaGTTTTCATTGGTAAAATTAAGACATTGGTTATTTATAAATCAAGTTTCTTTCATTATTCTCCTTGGACAAGAACTTACCTTTTAGATGGATGAGTTACAGTCTGCCTTTTACCCTTCTCTCAGGTTTATTTTTGACCCACCTTTGTTTTGGTGCCTTcgtttctctcctttctctttttgacTTGGTGATGTGGTTGTATTCTTGATCACACCCTCCTTTCAGGTTGTTTCTTCATACTTCGAGTGCTTTCCTTATACTAGAGGAAGTTCATATCAGATACATCAAGATGAGATAAGAGCAGCAACAGCTGCTAAATTAGGAAGAAAGATATTTCAATACATTTAAAGTGTTTCTTGGTTAATAgagattagaaaacaaaaatgtgGATGGTGCTATCAGTTTTTTATTCAAGGTATCCTCATAAATTTCCTAGTcagggaaagtcatttcattGTCCTTCAAACTGTTGCAGTACTTTTCTATTTGAATCAATTATTCTTGCTAATGAAGAGCTAAGATCCATTTTTTTAAGGTCTGGCAGCACCCTCTAAATTTTGACTGGCTAGAGCAAAGCCTCTGGTACCTGATTAAGTAATGGAGAAATCAACTGACCCAACAAAACTTTGGGGAAGAGTGTATGTGCAGCTATTTGAGTAAGTCAGTCTTATCGTGGTTAGATGTCCTGTGTGTTTCACCAATGTCCTGACCCTGTAagaagggaggtagagagagaagaacATTAACTGCCATGtatctctatttcctcctctaattAATTCATGTATACAGTGGCTACCCTGAGAGGGGAGGGGGTATCAGTTCACTATAAagataaattgaaagaatcacaatttttaaaaatagtttccaCATTACATATCTGTAAAAGCAGTtaggaagatgtgggagagttggaacactgattgttggtggggctgtgagctgatccaactattctggagagcaattgggaactatgttcaaagggctacaaaaatgtgcatatagcctttgacccagcaatactgcttctaagactgtatcccaaagagatcataaaaatgggaaagggtcccacgtgtacaaaactatttatagcagctccttttgtggtggccaagaactggaaatcaaggggatgcccatcagatgggaaatggctgaatacattgttgtatatgaatgtaatggaatattgttgtgctataaaaaatgatgaacaggaagacttcagagaggcctggaaagacttatgccaacttatgctgagtgaaaggaacagaaccaggagaactttgtacacagcaacaaccacagtgtgtgaggaaattTTTTGGTggatttagtccttcacagcaatgcaaggacctaaaaaattcccaatggacttgaggcaaaatgccattctcatccagagaaagaactacggaattggatcacagaataaagcagaccattttctcttgcgtcatgttttgttttgttttgttttatggtttctcccattcattttaattcttctatgcaacatgactaaggtgaaaaatgtatttaatacgaatgtatgtgtagaacctatataagattgcatgcagcctcaaggagggagggagagggaagggaggagtaaagaagggggagagagggtggaaaatctaagatatatggaagtgattgcagaaaactgaaagctaataaaacaattttttaaagagcAGTTAGGGATCTTCCATTCCTTCTAGGGGAATGCCTAAGAGTTGCAGATGTCACAATTACTTTTCATGCATTAATATTAAAAGAAGGAACTAAGTAAAAGATGGTAGAAGAGATGTAAGAGATAAAGCCTAAGGGACAGAAGAagtgaaagcaatttggaatgaataaggagagaaaaattcAACACACTCAATTTAGTTCAACAGATGTTTAGTAAATTGTATCTGTAAAACTCTGCTAAGTTCTGGAAATAGAAAGATTAAATAAGActtgttcctgacttcaggaagtttataatctaatagggtgAATGAGATGAATATACAAATAGCTCTAATGCATGTTATAATATGATATCTGCAAAGAAGAGGTTCAAATAGAATGATATAAGAGATTGAAAAAGGGAGGTCATTTCTAATTAGGAGGTTCAGGGGAAATTTCTTGGAGCAGAGGTGGtgctagcaaatgtttaacaaatagttctctgaaaaaaaatgtacttttaatgttttcttcatcactttcttaagtctggacaattAACAAACCAAGCCTTTGTGCATAGTGTGATTTCCAAGGTgcaaatactcacactgaaaatttaacaatgagctCTCCCTTACCAGTTAGAACTAGCTCCAGCACACCACTGaccttgaaagaaggaaaagatttcaAGAGCTGGAGATATAAGAATGAGATAATTTCATGTAGGGTggattttatgtatatataagtggagacagaaagaccagaATGAAATCAGGATGGCAAAAAGTCTAGTAGAATAAAGTGGATTTTGAAATGATTATCAACTGGTGTAATTAATGGATTGGTGCCAAACCACTTGGAGGTCCCTAATAATGTACCACTAGACTTTGTCCTTCACTCATGGCTTCATCATGAGTATGTCATGGTTGACTAacctcatttactttttttgaCAGAATAAATAGATCAGAGGTATTCTATTGATACAATATTCATCAAGTACCTAGATTTGACAAAGTACAATTCATTTCTTGTGAATAAGAGGAAGAGATATAGGTTAGATGATAACAGAGGCAAAGAATTCACAGATTTTCCAAATCTCAGAGCTGGGGAGTTGAGAAGCTAAGAGGCCATAAAGTCTAATGTACACCTGAATAAAATTCCTCTCCACAATGTTCCCCCAAAGTAGTCATTTGGCTTTTACTTAAAGACCTCTAGGGAGTGGGGTACTACTACCTCCTAAGACAATGCCTTCCACCTTTGGATAGTTCCAAGTTTTGGgaagtattttcttacatcaatCTAAAGTAATTCAAAATGAATCATTAATTCTTTAATAACTGAAGTGATAGGGAAAATGCCACTATGCCTTTACTTTATCTGCTATATATGGCTTTTGCAAAGAATAAAAACTCATATTTTCAATGATTAAATATCATTTCAATCTCACTTTTAGGGatttgaagaaatgaaagcagaatAATGACATTGTATAGtaaaaaaattattagcattttacattttagtCAAATTATCCTACTTGGTAATTCCCTTAGATGACAATCTCTGTCCCATCTACATGCCTTTGCCTTAGCTGTCTCACAAACCTGGAATGCACACCCTCATCTATGCCTTTAagaatccttgatttccttcaaaattcagttcaagcacctttctccatccttccttccttcttccctacccttcccccatcctttctgccagaaaaacaaaaacatacccTATTTTTATTCTGTAGATGCAATAGGgtcattctcttcttccccaCCTGCAGCTCAGACCATTCCAGGCCCCAGGAGACCAAGAGGAATCATGAGGGCCCTGCTTCTGGGTATGTATGACTCAGAACAAAAGGACTTGCTTTACATATTGATAGACTCCCCTATCAGGGGGCAGAGCAGCAAAAACTGATGACATAGTAGAGGTACAAAAGGGACTTGCCTGGTCCTTCATTCTCCCCTCTGCTTTCTGGCCTCAAATCTTGTAAGACTGattcaagttttcttttaagagttTGGTTGAGTAGGAGCAAGTAACTCATTTCTTTGCCTTGGCTTCcattagaccaggggtggggaacctttggccttgaggccacatgtggccctctaggccctcaagggCAGCTTGATTGAAGTttaattgaatccaaacttcacagaacaaatccccttaataaaaggattttgtattgccttgggtaagtcaccaaCTGGATCATAAAATCCTTCTAAACTATAAGCTCTTCAAGGCCAGAGACAGTGCCCAAATTAAGTTTTTACCACTACCACCCCAATACTGGCCTCTACTACAGAGctctacacatagtaggcatttaatagcatttttttgAGTTAAAAATTGAATTGAACCTTATGTCTCTGAGTCTTCATTTTCCCATATTAAAGTAAAGTAGTTTGAATTAAGGTATCTTTCAGTACTGAGATTCAATGAGGTTCCGATGAACAGTACTAAGATGGTGGTAGATATAGTCTGAAGTGCTTTCTCAGGGGCTGGCTATTCTAGAGTATTCTGGAGAACTCAATtaaccaagaaacatttattaagtacatactattgTGCCAGGCCAATAGTGACAAGGAAATATGGCAAGGCTATATAATAAATTGCAGTACCTCTAAAATCCAATACTTGTCTAATACTCCTTTAATTGGATATAACTCCaaaggatttcatttttcttgttttctcagtgggggTTAAGGGAatttggaaagaagagaaggtagatcttttttgaaaaagataaataaataaaagctgtACAGTTTGTTGtaacccctccccacccccaccctgttCCTCATAGCTTCCTCCCACAGTCTGTCCTAATGACTTGAATGATCAGATAACACTGCTAGTTACTTCTCCCAGCCtgtattcttcatttctttcactCTCCATTTAACTCCTTCATGCAAAGTTAAAAATAAGTGGATACCAGGAAGAACAGGCAAGTAAGTTATTGTGAGAAACGAGCAATTCAAGGAGTGTTTTACTGTAACCCTTCAGTGAAAGACAATTAAAAACACATAATCTGACACTTCTTGTATGCCATCTCCCACGCATCTTAGGGGATGTGTGTATAATTCTACAATTTGGATTGGATTTATTGTTTTCAGGCCTTTGACCCTCTTTTCCCAGCCCTAAAATTTTATCTGTTAAGTTTACCCACGCAAGTTCAGCAGACTAATTCTATGATGACGCTGTGTGCCTTTAAATGACAAACCCATGCTGCAATTGGGCTAGATGCAGCTTGCATAATTTCATGGCAAGGCAGTGCCCAGGTGgataaagaggcttgtaccaccCATGGGCATGGGAGATTACCTCCTATAAAAATTCTACTTGATCAAATTCCACCGCTTTGGATTCTAACTCTTCAACTGAAACTGTCCTTTCTAAATTTACTAACTATGTCTTATTTGCCAAATCCCAAggccttttcttaatcctaatccttcttgacctctttgcagtcTTTGGCACTGCTTAGTAGCCTGTTCTCATTGATCCTGTTTTCTCTCTGATTTTTGGTAACGTTGCTCTCTCACGATTCTCCTCCTACATGTCTCCTTGGCTGGATTGTCATTCATGCCTTTCCTGCTACACATCAGGATGCCCCAAGGCTCTGTGTAGagatctcttcttcttcttctattacTATCTCATTGGATTATCTTATCTGTTCTCATCATCTCATCCTAGAAGCTGTATAAAAGGGGAATTAACAATGTAGTCTGCATTATAGATTCAagtcaagcaaaaacaattttattatttttttttttattaatctaaATTCAATTTTTGTCCTGCTTGAAGGAGAATGTCCAAACTGGAAGATTCTCCTCATTCTCTTGAGCATTTCACCAATGTAAGACATTTTAAAGTAACTTTCATCAGTatcttgaaaatttaacaaaatggTAAAACTTAGTTACGCGTAGTTTAGTGTTAACATTCTGCTTCATTTAACAGAAAataatcacttaatctttcaggaAAACTCTGAGAGAAATATTCTCCTaaaacaggcctg harbors:
- the GAPT gene encoding protein GAPT, coding for MTDHSAFFFMHFLLSHLHPSFSTSHCEYVKNKVVEWAEINNSLDHLYLNNCNAEKIDYKDITLSSLQLLNLSSNQIKTLPDGFLFNALQNITVYLKDNHLNHLPDSILQNKKLIICSLDCSFMKNFSKSPNNKLCKEDLFKECPSGSPLVPLTVTLVLIILAVCALGLIWYWKCYRYTSNFALPKFLHKKRNQNDSDPSRTPCTPSEYTGPKHFSPCQIKREPSPLFRDDKDKNYENVETGPVSCAEGRLTDLYENTAQFNSEEHLYGNESSNEYYNFQKPHCLKTSPDEDIYILPD